A portion of the Terriglobia bacterium genome contains these proteins:
- a CDS encoding sulfide/dihydroorotate dehydrogenase-like FAD/NAD-binding protein: protein MHVIVGRKQLAPDVVQTEVEAPLVARKRKAGQFVMIRINEEGERIPLTIADSDPVRGTITLIVQAVGKSTRLLNQLQPGDTLADVVGPLGKPTHIEPNANVVCIGGGIGAAVVYPILKAYKDSSSHVTSIIGARTKDLLILENEIRARSEQTIVTTDDGSYGMHGFVTDALKKLMNNGKPIDLVIAIGPVPMMRAVCRVTQEAKIKTIVSLNPIMVDGTGMCGGCRVMVGGKMQFVCVDGPEFEGHEVDFDELTARLKSYVEFEKEAQARYENLCGVHCGIES, encoded by the coding sequence ATGCATGTTATCGTTGGCAGAAAACAGCTGGCGCCCGACGTGGTGCAGACCGAAGTCGAAGCTCCCCTGGTCGCCCGAAAGCGCAAGGCGGGGCAATTCGTCATGATCCGGATTAACGAGGAGGGAGAACGCATTCCCTTGACGATTGCAGACTCCGATCCTGTTCGGGGGACGATCACCCTTATTGTGCAGGCGGTCGGAAAATCCACCCGGCTCCTGAACCAGCTGCAGCCGGGCGATACCCTCGCGGACGTGGTCGGACCGCTCGGGAAGCCAACCCATATCGAACCCAATGCCAATGTCGTCTGTATTGGCGGAGGAATCGGTGCGGCGGTGGTCTATCCTATCCTCAAAGCTTATAAGGATTCTTCCAGTCACGTGACTTCGATCATCGGAGCCCGGACCAAGGACCTGTTGATCCTGGAGAACGAAATCCGCGCCCGTTCGGAACAGACCATCGTGACCACTGATGATGGCAGCTACGGGATGCATGGATTCGTAACGGACGCGCTGAAAAAGCTCATGAACAACGGAAAACCCATCGATCTCGTCATCGCGATCGGGCCCGTCCCGATGATGCGCGCGGTGTGCCGGGTGACCCAGGAAGCGAAGATCAAGACCATCGTCAGCCTCAACCCGATTATGGTGGATGGAACGGGCATGTGCGGGGGATGCCGCGTGATGGTCGGCGGGAAGATGCAGTTCGTCTGTGTCGATGGTCCCGAATTCGAGGGTCATGAGGTGGATTTTGATGAGCTGACGGCACGGCTCAAGAGCTACGTGGAGTTTGAAAAGGAAGCTCAAGCGAGGTATGAAAACCTTTGTGGGGTCCATTGCGGCATCGAGTCGTGA